GGATTTGTTCGACCCGGACGCGCTCGCCGACCGGATCGTCACCCGCCGCACCGGGGCTCCCGAGCCCGGCCCGCTGCTGCACGGCCTCGCCTGCGGTGCGCACCTGTGCTACGGGAACGGCGATCCGTGGAACACCCTCGACTGGCACGGCGCGGGATACAGCAACGAGGTGGAGCGCCTGGAGGAGTCCTGGGACGTGCGCGTGCGCGAGGACTGGCTCGAAATCCAGGAGCGGCTGCTGAAGTGCGAGGTCAGCCCCTGGGTCTGGGACTACGTGCTCGGGGCGCGTCACGCGCTGGCCGGCGAGCACGGCCGCCCGGTGGACCCCGGCCTGTGGCGGGACTGTGTGGAGGCCAACCTGCGCGACGGGCTGGCCGACACCGAGGGCCCGCACTTCGAGTCCTTCGTCGCCGGACTGCGCGGCCTGGTCGGCAAGATACTGCGCTACGAGTCCCGCTTCCGCGCCGACGGCCTGCTCGGTCCCGGCGATACGGTCCGCACCATCGCGGCCTGGGACCTGGGCCGCGCCTCGAAGATGGCCCGCTGGGGCCGGGGCGCCCGCTACGCGACCCGGGCGGAGATGCACGAGGCGCTGGAGCGGGTGAGCGCGGGGGTCCAGCAGTCGTACCTCTCCTGGGGGGAGTTCTCGGCCGCGTATGTCATGGGCCGCTGCCTGCACTTCGACGAGGAGCGCTTCGGCGACTGGTACACCTCCGTGCTGGCGGCGCACAAGGCGCTGGACGAGCGGCCCGGCAGCCCGTGGGACCTCGTTCCGTTCAGGCTGCCGGACCGGTCGCTGTGACGCTGGGGTCGCTGTGACGCCGGTGTCGCTGTGACGCGGGCGGAGCTTGGCCGTGGTCAGCCGACCACGGCGGCGACCGCCTCGATCTCCACGAGCTGGTCGGAGTAGCCGAGGACGGTCACGCCCATCAGCGTGCTGGGCACGTCGTGTTCACCGAGCGCGTCGCGGTAGACCTCCCAGGCGCTGAGAAGGTCCTCCCGGCGGGTGGTGGCCACCAGGACGCGAGTGCTGATCAGGTCCTCCGGCGTCGCCCCCGCCTCCTGGAGCGCCACCCGCAGGTTGTCCACGCACTTCGCCGCCTGGCCCGCGTAGTCCCCGACGGGGGCGATCGTGCCGTCCTCTTCGAGCGGACAGGCACCGGCCAGGAACACCGGCCGCGCCTCGGCGGACGCGGTGGCAGCGTAGGCGTATTCGGCGACGTCCGACAGCGTCGCCGAGCGGATGAGTGTCACGGCACGCGCCACGACGTTCCCCTTTGGTGAGAGTCCCGATGAAAGTCGTAACCACAGATCACCGGCCATGCTCTCACCCTGTGCAACCAGTTTTCCGGGGCGTGCTCAGCTCTCCAACCGGCGCAGCGGGCCGGCCAGTTCGCTGCGGTAGAAGTCCATGAAGCCGTCCGGGTCGGGGCCGGCGTTCATCAGGACGAGGCGGTCGAAGCCCGCCTCGGCGAAGGGCTTGGCGACCTCCAGGAACCGCTTGGGGTCGCTCCCGCAGGCGAACCGGCCGCGGATGTCCTCCTCGCGGACCGTGGCGGTGGCCGCGTCGAAGTTGACCGGGTTGGGCAGCTCGCTCATCACCTTCCAGCCCGTCACGGCCCACCGGAAGTACTCCAGGGCCGAGCGGGCCGCTGTCGTCTCGTCGTCCGCCCACGCCATCGGCACCTCCGCGTAACGGGGCCCGGTGCCGCCCGCCTGGCGGTAGTGCCGCACGATCTGCGGCTTCTCCTCGGTGGCGAACAGCCCGTCCCCCAGCTCCGCGGCGATCCGGCAGGACGCGGGGCCGCTCGCGGCGACGGCGATCAGCGGGGACTTCGGCGGCAGGTCGAAGACCCTGGCGTCCTCCAGTTGCAGGTACTTGCCCTCGTAGGAGCGGTAGCCGCCCTGCCACAGCAGCCGGATGATCTCCAGCGCCTCCCGCAGCATCACATGCCGCTCGGTGACGGGGGGCCACCCCCCGCCGATCACATGTTCGTTCAGCCGCTCGCCGGAGCCCACGCCGAAGACGAAGCGCCCCTCCGAAACGAGCGCGAGGGTGGCGGCGGCCTGGGCGACGACGGCCGGGTGATAGCGCAGGGTCGGGCAGGTCACCCCGGTGACCAGCTCGACGCGTTCGGTCCTGGCGGCGACGGCACCCAGGACGGTCCAGATGAACGAGGAGTGCCCCTGACCGTCCAGCCAGGGGTGGTAGTGGTCACTCATCTCGACGAAGTCGAAGCCGGCCGCCTCTGCGGCGACCGCCTGCCGGATGAGTTCCTGGGGGCCGTACTGCTCGGACGCGAGCTTGTAACCGATCTGCATGTCTGGCTCCTTGGTCGCTTCCCCCCTCGGGTTGCCTCCAGCCGCTACGCACACTCCCACCGACCCTCGGCGCCACCCGGGTGTGACACGACGCCTCGGGGGAACCGCCGGATCCGACACCTCCGCCCGCGTGAAGGAGGCGGCGACGCGGAAGATCTCGGACCGGTCGGTGCTGGTGACGGGCGGCTCCAGAGGGCTGGGGCTGATGGAGCGCGGCGGCGTGGACCGGCTGGCGGCGCTGACGGCGGCCATCGACGTGGTGCGGCGCGGCGGGAGGGTGTCCATCTCCGGTGTCTACGGCGGCGCGCTGGACCCGCTGGGCGTCGGCCACTTCACCACCCACACCCTGTCCCTGGAGGAGGGGCCGAACGCCTACGGCACCTCCAGTGCAAGAAGGAGGACGGGATGGTCAAGACCCTGCTGAAGCCCTCGGGGGGCCGAGTTCAGCTCCAGCGGGCCAGCAGCGCGGCGCAGTAGGTGTCGACGCCCATCGGCGGGGTCGGCGGCGGCGCGGGATGGATCGCGGCGACCAGGGGCGGGATCGCCGGGGACCAGGCGCGCAGCGGGAGCCAGGCCGCGACGTGCGCCTGCTCGCGGTCGGTGCCGGGCCGCCCGGTGCCGCCGACGTCGTGGCGCATCCGGGGCCGCCGGTCCCGCTCACCGGGGTCCACGACGTGCCGGGTGAAGGCCGCGGCCACCGCGTGCAGGTCACCGTCGGTGAAGACCGGCGGCAGGCCGCGCGTGCGGTGGTACAGGTGCAGGAAGTCGAGGTCTATGAGGGCGTGGGTGACGTCCTCGGGGACGGTGACGGGCGCGTACGAGGGGCGGTAGAGGGAGCCGTCCCGGTCCGGGTGGCCGGTCGCCGTCCAGCCGCTGTGGACGCGGCCGAAGCCGGGCCAGTACGGCCACACCGCGACGCCGTCGCGGCGGGCCAGATCGTCACGCAGGGCGCGCGCCATGGCAGCGGCCCGCTCGGCGTACCCCTCCTCCCCCGTCAGCACGGCGAGGTGCGTCAGGGTGCGGCCCATGGCCAGGAATTCGTTCGTCGGCAGCTCGGCTCCGGCGAAGGACACCGGCTCGTCCGGCAGCCACCGGTAACAGCCGCGCCGGCCGGAGACCGGCTGCCACTGGTGGTCGTGCGCCCGCACGGCGCGCACCACGGCGTCCAGGTAGCCCTCCAGCCTGACCCGGACCGACGGCGGCACCACCCCGGCGGTCCGCTCGTCACGGGCCAGCCGGATGAGCCCGGCAAGGGGATACGTGATCATCCCGGTCTGCGCGGCCAGCGCCACCATGGCGGGGCGTACGCCGTACTCGCCCGCCTGTACGCGACGCCCCGGCGTCCCGCCCGCCCCGCTCCCGGGGCCGCCCGGCCCACCTGGACCGGAGGGGCCGGAGGGGCCGGGGAAGCCGGAGGGCCCGGGCGGCACCAGCCTGCCGGTGATGCCCCGGCTTTGCTCGTACGCCTCGTACAGCACGCGGTCGGCGCGCCTCGGGTCGGCGGGGTCCAGGCTGAGGCCGGGCACGGTGACGGCCGGGCGGTCGGGTCCGTGCACGGTGAGGCCGAAGCGTCCACCCTCCTCGGGACGTACGGTCACCCGCGCGTGCAGGGCGCGGGGCGGACAGACCGTCACCTCCAGCGCGGCGCGGCCCTGCTCGTCCTGGACGGTGGCGGTCGCCGCGGTGAACTTCCCCGCGGTGCTCCACACCGGCCCGCTGTGGCCCCGGTGGTCGGTGACGCCCCGCTCCTCGTCGCGGGCGGCGAGGACCCCGTCGATCAGCGCGGCGAGCCGCTCGGCGTAGGCGGGGTTTCCGGTGCGCTCGGCCATCAGCACATAGCCCTGCATCCGCCAGGAGATGCCCCAGCCGATGACACCGGCCCTGTTGTCCTCGGGCACCCCCGGTCCGGAGGGCGGGACGAGCCCGCTCTCCACCTCGTGGAAGCAGCGCACTCCGGTGCGGTGCTGCCGGGAGCCGCGCAGGACGAAGGGGAGGGCGAAGCGGAGACCCGACCGGGGCCGGGTGGATATGGCGCACATAGGATGAGTAAAACCCACAAACAGCGCACATGCCCCGGCGAGCTGCACCACCCCGGTGACCGGCCCGATCGGCGGGGGCTCCCGCCTACCCCCCGGCCATGCCGCGCAGATCCTTGACGCGGCGGAACTTGCCGACGGAGCGCTCGATCGTCTCCGGGTCCACGACCTCCACCTCGACCGTGACGCCGACGCTGTCCTTGACCCCCTGGAGGATGGCCGCCGCCGCGGCACCCCGCTCGTCCGTGGTGGCCTCCGGGCGCGCCTCCACGACGACCGCGAGGTGGTCCAGGCGACCGCGCCGGGTCAGCCGGAGCTGGAAGTGCGGGGCGACGGCGGGCCGGCGCAGCACGATCTCCTCGATCTGACTCGGGAAGACGTTGACGCCCCGCAGGATGATCATGTCGTCGCTGCGGCCGGTGATCTTCCGGATGCGGCGGAACGAGGCCCGCGCGGTGCCCGGCAGCAGCCGCGTCAGGTCGCGGGTGCGGTAGCGGATGACGGGCAGCGCCTGCTTGGTGAGCGTGGTCAGCACCAGCTCGCCCTCCTCGGCGGGCTCCTCGCCGAGCGGGTCCACGATCTCCGGGTAGATGTGGTCCTCCCACACGTGGAGCCCGTCCTTGGTCTCCACGCACTCCTGGGCCACACCCGGGCCCATCACTTCCGACAGCCCGTAGATGTCGACCGCGTGCAGGTCGAGCCGGTCCTCGATCTCGCGGCGCATCTCCTCCGTCCACGGCTCGGCGCCGAAGATGCCCACGCGCAGCGAGGTCGAGCGCGGGTCGATGCCCTGGCGCTCGAACTCGTCAAGGAGCGTGAGCATGTAGGTCGGGGTGATCATGATGATCTCGGGCCGGAAGTCCTGGATGATCCGCACCTGCCGGGCGGTCATGCCGCCCGAGGCGGGGATCACGGTGCAGCCGGCGCGCTCGGCACCGTAGTGCGCGCCCAGCCCTCCGGTGAACAGCCCGTATCCGTAGGAGACATGCACCTTGTGCCCCGGCCTGCCGCCCGCCGCGCGTATGCAGCGCGCGACCAGGTCGGCCCAGTTGTCCAGGTCACGCTGGGTGTAGCCGACGACCGTCGGACGACCCGTCGAGCCGCTGGAGGCGTGGATGCGGCGGACGCTGTCCATCGGCACGCCGAACATCCCGAACGGGTAGGTCTCACGCAGGTCGGCCTTGGTCGTGAACGGAAAGCGCGCCAGGTCCTCCAGCGTGCGGCAGTCCTCGGGCCGCACCCCGGCCGCGTCGAACTTGCCGCGGTACAGCTCGATGTCGTCGTACGCGTGCCGCAGCGTGGCCCGCAGGTGCGTGAGCTGGTGGGCGCGCAGCTCCTCGGGGCTCATCCGCTCACCGTCGTCGAGGAGCCCGTCCGGCGGCGGCTCCCCTCTCCTCCGGTCCGCCGTCATACCGTCCGCCGTCGCGCCGTCGCCCGTCATGCCGTCGCCCCTTCCGGGCCCGTGACGCCCGTACGGCTGCGGCTGCGGCCCCGGAACTCGGCGATCACCTGCTCGCCGCGCAGCACGCTCACGTCGTAGATGCCGCTGCGCCCGTATCTGGTCCGTTCGTGAGCCGTCGCGTCCAGCACGTCGCCCTCCCGTGCGGGCGCGACGAAGGTGATGTCCGCGCCCGCGGCGACCGTCACCGGGCCGTGGCTGTTGCAGGCGCAGGCGAAGGCCGTGTCCGCGAACAGGAACACGTAACCACCGTGCGCCGTCCCGTGCCCGTTGACCATCGCGTCCGTCACGGTCATCCGCAGCCGCGCGAACCCCTCACCGCTCTCGACCAGCTCGATCCCGAGCCCCTGAGAGGCCCGGTCCCCCGCGAACATCGCTTCCGCACCGTGCCGCACCCTCGCCTCCACGTACGTACGCCGACCGAACATTCGGTTAAGCGTCAGTAATCCAGCCTGCCGCGGGGCCTGTCAAGGGATCGTTCCGCCTCAGAATCCGGTCGCGGCACGTGCCTTCCGCCGCCGGACCAGCCAGTACGCGACGCCCGCCGCCAGCACTCCGGCGACTCCGGCACCCCACGGAAGGGCGGCACTCACGGCCCGGCTGGTACGCAGTTGTGAGGTGACGCCGCTGACCTTGAGCGGCATGGTCGCGCTGTCGTTCGCCCGACCGGGGTCGTGTGCGGGGAATTCCGCGCTGTGCCGCACCGCGGCCTTCGCGTGGGCGCCGGGCACCTTCCGGTCGACGCGCAGGGAGAGGGACTCGCCGTCCAGCCCGCCGGGGCAGGAGACCGTCCGGCCGTGGGTCTCGCACATGGGCTCGCCCGAGTCCTCCGGGACGCCGACCACCTTCGTGCCCTCGGGAGCGGTGAACCGGTAGGTGTAGGCCATGTAGTTGGGCGACTCCGTGCTGCCGTCGGGCCAGCGCTCGCGGGTACGGATCGGAACGCCGATCGTCTCGCCCTCCTTGGCGCGCAGCGTCCGGTGGGCCACCGAGACATCGACGTGCGAGTCCACCTTGATCCAGTCCCGCGGGGACTTCTCGAAGCGTCCGCCCTTCTCCGCGCCCTCCGCGTCCGGCTCCGTCTCCAGAGCGGGGTCACCGGGCCGCCCCTCGCGCCAGTTGTCATAGCGCTTGCTGTTCCGCACGAACTCACCGTCCGGGTCCAGGCCCGGGTCGTCGGGGCCGCCGATCGCGTAGGCGTCGACGTCGAGGGGGGTGTAGAGCAGGTGCTTCGGGACGTGGAAGTCCAGGGGACGGGTGAAGGAGACGGTCCCACCGGGGCGCGGGGCCTTGTCGAGCGTGCACAGCGCGGTCGAGGGCACTCCGACGTCCTTGCCGCAGTTGCGGTACGTGGCGGAGAGCGAGACGTCGTCGCCGCTGTGGAGGCGGATGCCGAATCCGTTCGCCGCGGGCACCTCGCCGCTCGCGCGGACCTTCAGCCGCAGTCGGGCCGTCCCTCCCGGCTGCTGCCGCTTCTTGTCGAAGTGGGCGCTCGCGGTGAAGCGGGGCACACCCACGACGACGTCGGTGCTCCGCCGTACCTTCTTGCCGTCCCCGGCGGACGCGGTGACGGTCACCTCCGCCTTGTCACCCGCCTCGCTCCCGCGTGCCGCGCTCAGCTCGAACGGGTTCACGGCCCTGGCCGAGGCGCCGACGCTGTACGAGCACGTGACGGCTTGCTTCGCGCCGCCCTCGGCACGGCAGTCCTTGCCCAGCTCACCGACGTCGGCGACACGGGAGAGCTTCCCGGTGTCGATCCGGACGCTGACCCGCTGCTTCCCCTTCCCCTCCCCCGCGCCGATCGCGAAGCCGAAGCGCGACTGCTCCCCATCCCCGTCCCCGCCCCGCTCCGGCAGATACCGCGTGCTCTGCGGCCCGACGAGCGTCACCGCGTCCTCACCCGCCTTCGGCGCCGCCACGGCGGACGACAGCTGCGGCAGGGCAAGGGCGGCACCGGCGAGCGCGGCGCACAGCACCGCGCACGGGGCATGTACCCGGGGTCGTATTCGCATACGGAATACGACCCTCCTTCCGCTCACGCGGTTCCACAGGGGGTTTGACCTGTCCCCGCGCGAAGGGGTAGGCCCTCGGGGCCTCGTCCCGGCCGCGGACCGCGGCGCCGGGTCAGAACCGCTTGGGGCCCGGGTCGCGCCGACGCGACCAGAACGCGGCGAAGAGCACAGCGCCCCGTCCTCCCACGGCTACGGGCGGGCAGACGAACGCCAGCGTGTGCCAGACGCCGTCCTTCCCGATCGTCTCCGTCGGCCTCGGACCGATACGGCCCCGCGGATCGTATGTGACTGCTATTCGCTCTCCTCTGCTCGCCCACTTCTCGTCGAGCCTCATCGTGTGGGGACGCCCCGCCGCGCAGTCCAGGGTGTGCTTGTAGTCGATCCTGGTGCTGGTGTGGGACATGCCGTTGCTGTCGGTGTAAGTGGTCGTGTGCACTTGCCTGTCGACGTCCAGCACCGTGCACCGCGTGGGCTCGCCCCTGGTACGCAAGATCTCCCCGTCCACGAAGGAGACCACCGCCAAGACCCCCGCGGCCAGCACGACGCTGGTCACGACCGCCACGAACGGCTGCCAGGGGTGGTCGGAGTCGCAGAGGGCCCCCGAGGCACACGCGCCGATGAACGCGACGACAACCAACGCGTTGCCGACGAAGACGCTGCTCTCCGGCCGGCCGTTGACCGCGTACAACGCGCCTCCGTACGCCATGCCGATGACGCACACGGGCGCGCCCACGACACCCATCGCGTGGACGACCGGCCCCGGCTCGCTCCGCCGGTACTTGCGCATGCCACCACCCCCCGCACAGGCATGTACCCAGTGGGGAGCGGCCATTCCTCGCACGGCCCCGCAGCGCCCCTGGAGCGCAACCGGCCCCAGGCCGGTTGCGCTCCCCTCTCTGGGACAACAGCGCCTCACCCGAACGGGGGAATTCGGGGGCACATTGTCACTCCCGCCCTGCCCCAAGGGCCGGCGGGGGCCCACGATGCGCTCAACGGCCCTGACAGCGCGCCGCAGACGAGGAGTTCCCACATGTTCCGTACCGCACGTACCCGCGCCCTCCCGCCGACCTGTACGGCCCGTACGACCCGCCCGACCGCCCGTACGACCCGCCCGGCCCCGGTGCCGCGCCGGGCATCCGCCGCCGTCGCCGCCTGCGCGGCGGCTGCGGTGCTGGGGGCGCTCCTGGCGGCGCCGGTGGCCCAGGCGGCGCCCGCGTCCCCGGACGCCGAGCGGCCTTCCGCGAGCGCTCCCGCCGCGCAGGGCCGCCACACGGGACCGCAGATCCACCGCTTCCTGACCTGGTTCTACGGCGACCACGGCCCCACCCGGCAGCAGCGCGACAAGCACGTGTCCGCCTTCCTCAAGGGGAAGCAGGAGCAGAACCCGGGGTACGACGTCATCCTGTGCGCCCAGAACACCCCGAGGGACATCGAGGTCGGCCCCGTCACGGTGGGGCAGTCCGTCGGCTTCGGGTGGGCGACGGTCACCGCGTACTGGGGAGACGGCACCACCAGCACCTCGACCGCCTATGTCGCCCTAGACTCCCGTCCGATCGAGCTGCACGACGTCGTGTGTGCGCAGTGACCTGCGAGGACAACGGAGTAGTACGTGGACATAGGTGACTGGCCCACCACCGAGGCCGAGGCGATCGCCGTGCAGGAGCGGCTGCGCGAGGCCGCCGACCTGACCGGCCCGGGCCCCGGGCCGGACGAGGCGCGCACCGTGGCCGGGGTGGACGTGGCCTACGCCGACAGCCGAAGCGGTGGCGCCACCGAGGGCGGCAGCGGCCGGAACGACGGCAGCGGCGGCGGCAACGACGGCGGCGGCCTTCTGGTGGCCGCCGCCGTCGTGCTGGACGTGCGGACCCTGGAGGTGGTCGAGGAGTCGGTCCACGTGGGCACCTCCGCCTTCCCCTACGTCCCCGGACTGCTGGCCTTCCGGGAACTCCCCTCCGTGCGGGCCGCGTTGGACGGTCTGACGCACCGCCCCGACGTGCTGGTGTGCGACGGCTACGGCCTCGCCCATCCGCGCCGCGCCGGACTGGCCGTCCACCTCGGGGTGCTGACCGGGATCCCTTGCTACGGCGTGGCGAAGACACCGTTCGTCTCCCGTTTCGAGGAGCCGGGCCGCGAGCGGGGCGCCTGGACGCCGCTGACGCTCGACGGCGAGCGGGTGGGCCGCGCACTGCGCACCAGGGAGGCGGTCAAGCCGGTGTTCGTATCTGTCGGCAGCGGCATCAGCGAGGAGAACGCCGCCGCCCTCACCCTCCGCCTCACCCCCGCCTACCGCCTCCCCGAAACCACCCGCCACGCGGACCACCTGGCAGGCCGGCGCCTGGCCCAGGAGCTCAGCCGCACGCCCACGGCAAACGGAACGTAGCCCCCGCCCCCGCCCGATCCCGCGCCGGCTCCCCCGCCACCTACCCCGCAACACGCCCGCGCACCGGCGTGCGCCGGACCTGCGCGCGCCACCTCCGAGCACCATGCGAGCACCGGGAGAGTCCAAGGTCACACCGACAGTCACTGCGGAGCCCGGTCCACCTCCCCTAATCTGCGGCCATGACGGTCCCGCCTGAAGAAGGGCTCTCCCTGGCGGAGGACTTCCCGGAGGCCACGTACGAGCAGTGGCAGCAGTTGGTCTCGGGAGTCCTGCGCAAGACGGGAGCGACGGTAACGGACGACGCCGTTCCCGAATCCGCCCTCACCACCACGCTCCCCGACGGCATCACGGTGCGCCCCCTCTACACGCGCGACGAGGGAGGCGGTGACCCCCACGGGCGGCCGGGCTTCCCCCCGTTCACCCGGGGCGCCGACCCCGAGGGGAACGTGGCGCGGGGCTGGGACATACGGCAGCGCCACACCCGCGCCGACGCCGAGGGCACCCGCGAGGCCGTACTCGGCGACCTGGAGAACGGCGTCACCTCCCTGTGGCTCACCCTCGGTCCCGGCGGACTGCCCGTGGGCGACCTGGAGCGGGCGCTGGAGGGCGTCTATCTGGACCTGGCGCCCGTCGTGCTCGACGCGGGCGACCAGTTCGGCGCCGCGGCGGTCGAACTGCTGCGGCTGCGCGAGGCGCTGGGAGCCGCCGCTCCCCCGGCGCCCGGCGGCTCGCTGGGCGCCGATCCGCTGGGCCACGCGGCCCGCACCGCAGCGCACGACCAGGCCGCGGGGCTGCGCCGCGAGGCGGCGGAGCTGGCGGCCCGCTGCGCCACCGGTCACCCGGGGCTGCGCGCCTACGTGGTGGACGCGCTGCCCTACCACGAGGCGGGCGCCTCTCCCGCGCGGGAGCTGGGCTGTGCGCTGGCGACCGGCGTCTCCTATCTGCGGGACATGACCGCGGCGGGGCTGCCGGTGAAAGCGGCCTGCGCGCAGCTGGAGTTCCGGTACGCGGCCACCGCCGACCAGTTCACCACCGTCGCGGCGCTGCGCGCGGCCCGCAGGCTGTGGGCGCGGGTGGCACAGGCGTGCGGCGCGGCCGGGGAGGCCGGGGCGCAGCGCCAGCACGCGGTCACCTCACCGGTGATGATGACGCGGCGCGACCCGTGGGTGAACATGCTGCGTACCACGGTGGCCACGCTCGGGGCCGGGGCCGGGGGCGCTGACGCGGTGACGGTGCTGCCGTTCGACGACGCGCTCGGGCTGCCCGACGCCTTCGCCCGGCGCATCGCGCGCAACACCTCCTCGATCCTGGTGGAGGAGTCCCAGCTGGCCGGGGTGATCGACCCGGCGGGCGGCTCCTGGTACGTCGAGGCGCTCACCGACGAGCTGGCCCGCGCCGCCTGGAGCTGGTTCCAGGAGATCGAGGGCGCGGGCGGGATGGCCGCGGCGCTGCGCGACGGGCTGGTGGCCGAGCGGCTGCGCGAGGGCTGGGCGGAGCGCTCGGCGGCGCTGGCCCGCAGGAAGGAGCCGGTCACCGGCGTCAGCGAGTTCCCGGACCTGGACGAGCGGCGCCTCCCCCGTCAGGCCGCGCCCGAGCGGCCCGGCGGCGGGCTGCCCCGGGTGCGCCGCGACGACGCGTTCGAGGCGCTGCGGGCCAGGTCCGACGCGCGGCTGGCCGCCACCGGCGCGCGGCCCGCGCTCTTCCTGGCGGCGCTGGGCCCGGCCGCGGCGCACACCGCGCGGGTCTCCTTCGTCTCCAACCTCCTCCAGGCGGGCGGCATCCGGCCGGTGCACGACCCCGTGACGGTGGACCCCGACAGCGTGGGCGAGGCGTTCGCCCGCAGCGGCGCGACGGTGGCCTGTGTGTGCTCCAGCGACGCGCTCTACGCCGAGCGGGGCGCGGCGACGGCCGCGGCGCTCAAGGCGGCGGGTGCCGAGCGGGTGCTGCTGGCCGGGCGGCCCGCCGCCGGGCCGCGCGAGGAGTATCTGGCGGCCGGTGTGGACGAGTTCGTCTTCGCGGGCGGCGACGCTGTCGCCACCCTCACCTCCCTTCTCGACCGTATGGGGGTCTCATGAGTCAGGAGCGGACACCGGGCGCCGGACACGGCGGCTCCGTCCCGGACTTCACCGCCGTCAGCCTCGACCCCGACCGGCCGGAACAGGCGTCCGGCCGGCCGGAACAGGCCGGCTCCGGTGCCGGGGAGCAGTGGCGGGACGCGGTCAAGGAGCGCACGGGCCGCAGCGTGGAGGACCT
This sequence is a window from Streptomyces sp. NBC_01775. Protein-coding genes within it:
- a CDS encoding DUF1266 domain-containing protein, whose amino-acid sequence is MYTVGEQDEHDEIFPVIEIPEGEFWQAPGDLERRLYKLCEVEESYTYLRTLAAHGVYHAVPLTESVRDPLKRKLLTSEIEGSDGETRVITQVYTDGVLPRPHPYVVYEFITLGALARICPPEVGVLVVNAATPCQEMFLVDDEEREVWLDLHEDLFDPDALADRIVTRRTGAPEPGPLLHGLACGAHLCYGNGDPWNTLDWHGAGYSNEVERLEESWDVRVREDWLEIQERLLKCEVSPWVWDYVLGARHALAGEHGRPVDPGLWRDCVEANLRDGLADTEGPHFESFVAGLRGLVGKILRYESRFRADGLLGPGDTVRTIAAWDLGRASKMARWGRGARYATRAEMHEALERVSAGVQQSYLSWGEFSAAYVMGRCLHFDEERFGDWYTSVLAAHKALDERPGSPWDLVPFRLPDRSL
- a CDS encoding RidA family protein; the protein is MARAVTLIRSATLSDVAEYAYAATASAEARPVFLAGACPLEEDGTIAPVGDYAGQAAKCVDNLRVALQEAGATPEDLISTRVLVATTRREDLLSAWEVYRDALGEHDVPSTLMGVTVLGYSDQLVEIEAVAAVVG
- a CDS encoding TIGR03557 family F420-dependent LLM class oxidoreductase: MQIGYKLASEQYGPQELIRQAVAAEAAGFDFVEMSDHYHPWLDGQGHSSFIWTVLGAVAARTERVELVTGVTCPTLRYHPAVVAQAAATLALVSEGRFVFGVGSGERLNEHVIGGGWPPVTERHVMLREALEIIRLLWQGGYRSYEGKYLQLEDARVFDLPPKSPLIAVAASGPASCRIAAELGDGLFATEEKPQIVRHYRQAGGTGPRYAEVPMAWADDETTAARSALEYFRWAVTGWKVMSELPNPVNFDAATATVREEDIRGRFACGSDPKRFLEVAKPFAEAGFDRLVLMNAGPDPDGFMDFYRSELAGPLRRLES
- the paaK gene encoding phenylacetate--CoA ligase PaaK — encoded protein: MTGDGATADGMTADRRRGEPPPDGLLDDGERMSPEELRAHQLTHLRATLRHAYDDIELYRGKFDAAGVRPEDCRTLEDLARFPFTTKADLRETYPFGMFGVPMDSVRRIHASSGSTGRPTVVGYTQRDLDNWADLVARCIRAAGGRPGHKVHVSYGYGLFTGGLGAHYGAERAGCTVIPASGGMTARQVRIIQDFRPEIIMITPTYMLTLLDEFERQGIDPRSTSLRVGIFGAEPWTEEMRREIEDRLDLHAVDIYGLSEVMGPGVAQECVETKDGLHVWEDHIYPEIVDPLGEEPAEEGELVLTTLTKQALPVIRYRTRDLTRLLPGTARASFRRIRKITGRSDDMIILRGVNVFPSQIEEIVLRRPAVAPHFQLRLTRRGRLDHLAVVVEARPEATTDERGAAAAAILQGVKDSVGVTVEVEVVDPETIERSVGKFRRVKDLRGMAGG
- the paaI gene encoding hydroxyphenylacetyl-CoA thioesterase PaaI yields the protein MFGRRTYVEARVRHGAEAMFAGDRASQGLGIELVESGEGFARLRMTVTDAMVNGHGTAHGGYVFLFADTAFACACNSHGPVTVAAGADITFVAPAREGDVLDATAHERTRYGRSGIYDVSVLRGEQVIAEFRGRSRSRTGVTGPEGATA
- a CDS encoding endonuclease V; this encodes MDIGDWPTTEAEAIAVQERLREAADLTGPGPGPDEARTVAGVDVAYADSRSGGATEGGSGRNDGSGGGNDGGGLLVAAAVVLDVRTLEVVEESVHVGTSAFPYVPGLLAFRELPSVRAALDGLTHRPDVLVCDGYGLAHPRRAGLAVHLGVLTGIPCYGVAKTPFVSRFEEPGRERGAWTPLTLDGERVGRALRTREAVKPVFVSVGSGISEENAAALTLRLTPAYRLPETTRHADHLAGRRLAQELSRTPTANGT
- a CDS encoding methylmalonyl-CoA mutase family protein — translated: MTVPPEEGLSLAEDFPEATYEQWQQLVSGVLRKTGATVTDDAVPESALTTTLPDGITVRPLYTRDEGGGDPHGRPGFPPFTRGADPEGNVARGWDIRQRHTRADAEGTREAVLGDLENGVTSLWLTLGPGGLPVGDLERALEGVYLDLAPVVLDAGDQFGAAAVELLRLREALGAAAPPAPGGSLGADPLGHAARTAAHDQAAGLRREAAELAARCATGHPGLRAYVVDALPYHEAGASPARELGCALATGVSYLRDMTAAGLPVKAACAQLEFRYAATADQFTTVAALRAARRLWARVAQACGAAGEAGAQRQHAVTSPVMMTRRDPWVNMLRTTVATLGAGAGGADAVTVLPFDDALGLPDAFARRIARNTSSILVEESQLAGVIDPAGGSWYVEALTDELARAAWSWFQEIEGAGGMAAALRDGLVAERLREGWAERSAALARRKEPVTGVSEFPDLDERRLPRQAAPERPGGGLPRVRRDDAFEALRARSDARLAATGARPALFLAALGPAAAHTARVSFVSNLLQAGGIRPVHDPVTVDPDSVGEAFARSGATVACVCSSDALYAERGAATAAALKAAGAERVLLAGRPAAGPREEYLAAGVDEFVFAGGDAVATLTSLLDRMGVS